A window from Lytechinus pictus isolate F3 Inbred chromosome 9, Lp3.0, whole genome shotgun sequence encodes these proteins:
- the LOC129268275 gene encoding ruvB-like 2 isoform X2 produces MAASTAQKVQEVREVTRIERIGAHSHIRGLGLDDALEARNVSQGMVGQTAARRAAGVILEMIKEGKIAGRAVLIAGQPGTGKTAIAMGMAQALGQDTPFTAIAGSEIFSLEMSKTEALTQAFRRSIGIRIKEETEIIEGEVVEIQIDRPATGTGAKVGKLTLKTTEMETVYDLGTKMIESLTKEKVQAGDIITIDKATGKINKLGRSFTRARDYDAMGPQTKFVQCPEGELQKRKEVVHTVTLHEIDVINSRTQGFLALFSGDTGEIKPEVREQINAKVAEWREEGKADIVPGVLFIDEVHMLDIESFSFLNRALEDDMAPVLIMATNRGITRIRGTSYQSPHGIPLDLLDRLLIISTSTYSEKEMRQILNIRCEEEDVEMSDDALTVLTRIGLETSLRYAIQLITAANLVSRKRKGTEVEVDDIKRVYSLFLDESRSTQFLKEYQQDFMFNEMDPAGDNDDEMET; encoded by the exons ATGGCAGCG TCAACAGCACAGAAGGTTCAGGAGGTTCGTGAGGTGACAAGGATCGAGCGGATAGGAGCGCATTCTCACATCAGGGGTCTTGGTCTAGACGATGCCTTGGAAGCAAGGAATGTGTCCCAGGGTATGGTGGGCCAGACGGCGGCCAGGAGAGCCGCAGGAGTCATCCTGGAGATGATCAAG GAGGGTAAAATTGCAGGACGAGCTGTTCTTATTGCTGGTCAACCAGGTACTGGTAAAACAGCTATAGCCATGG GTATGGCTCAAGCACTCGGTCAGGACACGCCATTCACAGCTATAGCCGGCAGTGAAATCTTCTCACTTGAAATGAGTAAAACAGAGGCTCTCACACAGGCTTTCAGGAGATCCATTGGCATCAGGATAAA AGAGGAGACCGAGATCATTGAAGGAGAGGTAGTCGAAATTCAGATTGATAGACCAGCCACAGGAACG GGTGCCAAGGTTGGGAAGTTAACTCTCAAGACGACAGAGATGGAAACAGTTTATGATCTTGGAACCAAGATGATTGAATCACTCACAAAAGAAAAGGTCCAAGCAGG TGACATCATCACAATAGACAAGGCTACAGGTAAAATCAACAAACTTGGAAGGTCATTTACGAGAGCCAGGGATTATGATGCCATGGGACCTCAG ACCAAGTTCGTCCAGTGTCCCGAGGGTGAACTTCAGAAGAGGAAAGAGGTTGTTCACACGGTGACGTTACATGAGATAGACGTTATTAATAGCCGCACGCAGGGATTCCTTGCTCTGTTCTCAG GAGATACTGGTGAGATCAAACCAGAGGTCCGAGAGCAGATCAATGCTAAGGTTGCTGAATGGAGAGAAGAAGGGAAAGCGGACATTGTACCAGGG GTTCTATTTATCGATGAAGTCCATATGTTGGACATTGAAAGTTTCTCCTTCTTGAATCGAGCGTTGGAAGACGACATGGCCCCAGTTCTTATCATGGCCACAAATAGAGGTATCACAAG AATTCGAGGCACCAGCTACCAGAGTCCACATGGAATCCCGCTAGACTTGCTGGACAGGCTTCTCATCATCTCTACATCAACGTACAGTGAGAAGGAGATGAGACAGATCTTAAACATCAG ATGTGAAGAGGAGGATGTCGAGATGTCCGATGATGCGTTGACCGTCCTAACAAGGATTGGGCTTGAGACGTCGTTGAGATACGCTATTCAGCTTATCACCGCAGCAAACCTAGTCTCAAGGAAAAGAAAG GGTACTGAGGTAGAAGTAGACGACATCAAGCGTGTGTATTCACTGTTCTTGGATGAATCAAGATCGACGCAGTTCTTGAAAGAATATCAGCAGGACTTCATGTTTAATGAGATGGACCCAGCTGGAG ATAACGATGACGAGATGGAAACATGA
- the LOC129267757 gene encoding uncharacterized protein LOC129267757, whose amino-acid sequence MSSQDHHPIHSGDRGSRPHQGGRGKNHRQKKRGHMKGQGRTNEGQSEIDALFNKAFTFQKTDDALWRLPSKDQLFCSAPESNSQTQDGWNRCLSDLGSRLRSIQGDLSDKDILEWHDHTSSTHRGGLVMAELKKRFHIELGTQAWCKFHEILATRHLIPDSNLKSGTLHTLHICEAPGAFIASLNHYIKTHKDRGITQWKWLGTSLNPHYEMNTPDSTIVDDRLILQTPGCWYFGEDDTGDVMSAANLAGLGRLVQDKMNGIVHIVTADGSVNCQDDPEHQEQRVFPLIYCQVLTALHILAPQGTLLIKMFTMYNANTACLMYLLNCAFKQVTVVKPVCSKAGNSEVYVLCRSYIGRDNLQPQLQTLLQHFGPNVGKTPLFSPALLPSSFVTQLEKCSEKFTNHQMVAIEENLKLYTNKDPSPRQHIDRVRKQCVEVFINRCRLRVARKPQKLMPNYGTKTCSMFSRNMRHRLHGSLEEREELGHRSWKEQLLAILRSLHEQGSKSDLGGSRPKRKRSSISVSDHQDSREVERCGTHQTSQTEAIPRGARDGHFESERELGSGLPIQTTGQEMEAVDDQQSSADWCHGDGSYSGISTSAIHHIDMCENEQGVTESVQALSVQTSINVTGTDGSHSGVSRSAVDHMDMCENEQGLTESVQTPSTQARVNLGGIVGHVAAMEVGTEGTSGNSSSVELSHLEQSHSASVSQLNVFQTEQDRLLKSEQSVDLNPPISTRHPAAGDCYHDNSLKLSEPNGCVIWIGQYDGTNDKNCSISSSQGDDCYHADSPELNQWDGDCEDGGKKAIQQNGALGGQRSTMTESHNGTASELFTVQIPWIASGKYDLDSQGLWKIVTGHPLRAVFMSPFCQMQLLNNWSSVRTKAKIFQHSATTTTPEVKGHHQCDLSPQVLEVIERFISKRATSSSDQEAWFCSGMEGEEMELLCRLAATHNAVIGSHSDHEPKQWKLEDLQHLLEREAERRFKSFFFKLLPSCIANVMEPTSAETEIKKPFLSACLLAMKELLTGGSLHIWVPGLLTRFSACIIYAVSQTFDCLTLVRGHRSTEFKPPQVLIICTGFHHNPQIEKNFQRVYERMKELHAEGRHDVLQFIPMLSLFSPDFDKAMTSFTESVLCDDLLHIVEAELALLDQEVKGQCEDMSSGMV is encoded by the exons ATGTCCAGCCAGGATCACCACCCAATTCACTCCGGAGATAGAGGGTCTCGTCCCCATCAAGGGGGGCGTGGCAAGAATCATCGTCAAAAAAAGAGGGGTCACATGAAAGGTCAAGGGAGAACAAACGAGGGGCAGAGCGAGATTGACGCATTATTCAACAAGGCGTTCACTTTTCAGAAGACTGATGATGCCTTGTGGAGATTACCATCCAAGGATCAATTATTCTGCAGTGCTCCAGAATCTAATTCACAAACACAG GATGGATGGAATAGATGCTTGAGTGACCTGGGGTCAAGGTTGAGGTCAATTCAGGGTGATCTTAGTGACAAGGACATTCTAGAATGGCACGATCATACGTCATCTACGCATCGCGGTGGTCTGGTCATGGCTGAACTCAAGAAGAGATTTCATATTGAACTTGGTACACAGGCTTGGTGCAAGTTTCATGAGATACTCGCAACAAG GCACCTAATCCCTGACTCAAACCTGAAATCGGGAACTCTTCATACGCTTCATATTTGTGAGGCCCCAGGAGCTTTCATCGCAAGCCTCAACCACTACATTAAAACTCACAAAGACAGGGGAATTACACAGTGGAAGTGGCTGGGAACGAGTCTAAACCCACACTATGAGATGAACACACCTGACAGCACCATAGTGGATGATAGACTCATCCTCCAGACTCCTGGATGCTGGTACTTTGGGGAGGATGATACGGGTGATGTGATGAGTGCCGCTAACTTGGCTGGGCTGGGAAGACTGGTACAGGACAAGATGAATGGAATTGTCCATATC GTGACAGCGGATGGAAGCGTGAACTGCCAAGACGATCCGGAGCATCAAGAACAACGAGTATTCCCTCTCATCTACTGCCAAGTCCTTACAGCACTACACATCTTAGCTCCACAAGGGACCTTACTCATCAAGATGTTCACCATGTATAACGCCAATACAGCTTGTCTTATGTACCTGCTTAACTGTGCTTTCAAGCAG GTTACCGTCGTAAAGCCAGTATGTAGTAAAGCTGGAAACTCTGAGGTGTACGTCCTGTGTAGATCATATATCGGCAGAGACAACTTGCAGCCACAGCTCCAAACACTGCTACAACATTTCG GCCCTAATGTTGGAAAGACTCCACTGTTCAGTCCTGCCCTTCTTCCCAGCTCCTTCGTTACTCAGCTCGAGAAATGCAGTGAGAAGTTCACCAACCATCAAATGGTGGCCATTGAAGAGAATCTGAAGCTGTATACCAACAAGGATCCGTCGCCACGGCAACACATCGACAGGGTGAGGAAGCAATGTGTCGAGGTTTTCATCAATAGATGTCGTCTACGGGTTGCTAGGAAACCGCAGAAGCTCATGCCAAATTATGGAACGAAG ACTTGTTCAATGTTTTCCAGGAACATGCGTCATCGCCTCCATGGTAGCTTGGAAGAAAGAGAAGAGCTAGGTCATCGTTCATGGAAGGAGCAGCTGCTTGCAATCCTCAGGAGTCTCCACGAACAAGGATCTAAGTCTGATCTAG gGGGATCACGTCCAAAGAGAAAGCGCAGTTCGATCTCCGTTTCTGACCATCAAGATTCAAGAGAAGTTGAACGATGTGGCACCCATCAGACAAGCCAGACAGAAGCAATACCACGAGGTGCCAGAGATGGCCATTTTGAATCAGAGAGAGAATTAGGATCAGGACTTCCCATACAGACCACTGGTCAAGAAATGGAAGCCGTTGATGACCAACAGAGCTCTGCCGATTGGTGCCACGGTGACGGCAGCTATTCTGGAATCAGCACAAGTGCAATACATCATATAGACATGTGTGAAAATGAACAAGGGGTGACAGAATCGGTCCAGGCTCTATCTGTGCAAACGAGCATAAATGTGACAGGGACTGATGGAAGCCATTCTGGTGTCAGCAGAAGTGCAGTAGATCATATGGACATGTGTGAAAATGAACAAGGGCTGACGGAATCGGTCCAAACTCCATCTACGCAAGCAAGGGTTAATTTGGGAGGGATTGTTGGTCATGTTGCAGCAATGGAGGTAGGAACTGAGGGAACATCGGGCAATAGTTCTTCTGTCGAACTCTCTCACCTCGAACAATCCCATAGTGCTTCAGTCAGTCAACTCAATGTCTTTCAAACAGAACAAGATAGACTCTTGAAGAGTGAACAAAGTGTAGACCTAAACCCCCCCATCTCTACAAGACACCCTGCAGCTGGAGACTGTTACCATGACAACTCGCTAAAATTATCAGAACCCAATGGATGTGTTATCTGGATCGGACAGTATGACGGTACCAATGATAAAAACTGTAGTATTTCGTCAAGTCAAGGTGATGACTGCTATCATGCCGACTCACCAGAACTTAACCAATGGGATGGAGATTGTGAGGATGGAGGCAAGAAAGCGATTCAGCAGAATGGAGCACttggaggtcaaaggtcaactaTGACTGAGTCTCATAATGGCACTGCATCTGAATTATTTACAGTACAAATTCCATGG ATTGCATCAGGAAAATATGATCTAGATAGTCAAGGGTTGTGGAAAATAGTTACGGGTCACCCATTGAGGGCAGTGTTCATGTCACCATTCTGTCAGATGCAATTGCTGAATAATTGGAGTAGTGTCAGGACCAAAGCTAAG ATTTTTCAAcattctgctactactactacacctgaggtcaaaggtcatcatcAGTGTGACCTTTCACCTCAGGTCTTAGAGGTCATTGAGAGGTTCATCTCCAAGAGAGCTACATCAAGTTCAGATCAAGAGGCCTGGTTCTGCTCAGGAATGGAAGGAGAGGAGATGGAGTTACTTTGCAGGCTTGCTGCCACCCACAACGCTGTCATT GGTAGCCACAGTGACCATGAACCTAAACAATGGAAACTAGAAGATCTCCAGCACTTGCTTGAAAG GGAGGCTGAAAGGAGATTCAAGTCCTTTTTCTTCAAGCTTCTCCCATCATGCATTGCCAATGTGATGGAACCTACATCTGCTGAAACCGAAATAAAGAAGCCGTTTCTCTCTGCTTGTCTTCTCGCCATGAAG GAATTACTAACAGGTGGATCCCTCCACATATGGGTCCCAGGTCTCCTCACAAGGTTCTCCGCCTGCATCATCTATGCTGTATCACAGACCTTTGATTGTTTGACCCTAGTTAGGGGTCATCGGTCAACCGAGTTCAAACCACCTCAAGTTCTTATCATCTGTACTGGGTTTCATCACAATCCTCAGATTGAAAAG AATTTTCAGAGGGTGTATGAGAGAATGAAGGAACTGCATGCAGAAGGCAGACATGATGTCTTACAATTCATTCCAATGCTCAGCCTATTCA GTCCAGACTTCGACAAGGCCATGACAAGTTTCACTGAAAGCGTGTTATGTGATGACCTGCTGCATATTGTGGAAGCCGAGCTTGCCTTGCTTGATcaggaggtcaaaggtcaatgtgAAGATATGTCTTCCGGGATGGTATAA
- the LOC129268275 gene encoding ruvB-like 2 isoform X1 → MLFVRQERVHFSGTGVWQKESTAQKVQEVREVTRIERIGAHSHIRGLGLDDALEARNVSQGMVGQTAARRAAGVILEMIKEGKIAGRAVLIAGQPGTGKTAIAMGMAQALGQDTPFTAIAGSEIFSLEMSKTEALTQAFRRSIGIRIKEETEIIEGEVVEIQIDRPATGTGAKVGKLTLKTTEMETVYDLGTKMIESLTKEKVQAGDIITIDKATGKINKLGRSFTRARDYDAMGPQTKFVQCPEGELQKRKEVVHTVTLHEIDVINSRTQGFLALFSGDTGEIKPEVREQINAKVAEWREEGKADIVPGVLFIDEVHMLDIESFSFLNRALEDDMAPVLIMATNRGITRIRGTSYQSPHGIPLDLLDRLLIISTSTYSEKEMRQILNIRCEEEDVEMSDDALTVLTRIGLETSLRYAIQLITAANLVSRKRKGTEVEVDDIKRVYSLFLDESRSTQFLKEYQQDFMFNEMDPAGDNDDEMET, encoded by the exons ATGCTCTTCGTAAGACAGGAGAGAGTACACTTTTCGGGTACAGGAGTTTGGCAGAAGGAG TCAACAGCACAGAAGGTTCAGGAGGTTCGTGAGGTGACAAGGATCGAGCGGATAGGAGCGCATTCTCACATCAGGGGTCTTGGTCTAGACGATGCCTTGGAAGCAAGGAATGTGTCCCAGGGTATGGTGGGCCAGACGGCGGCCAGGAGAGCCGCAGGAGTCATCCTGGAGATGATCAAG GAGGGTAAAATTGCAGGACGAGCTGTTCTTATTGCTGGTCAACCAGGTACTGGTAAAACAGCTATAGCCATGG GTATGGCTCAAGCACTCGGTCAGGACACGCCATTCACAGCTATAGCCGGCAGTGAAATCTTCTCACTTGAAATGAGTAAAACAGAGGCTCTCACACAGGCTTTCAGGAGATCCATTGGCATCAGGATAAA AGAGGAGACCGAGATCATTGAAGGAGAGGTAGTCGAAATTCAGATTGATAGACCAGCCACAGGAACG GGTGCCAAGGTTGGGAAGTTAACTCTCAAGACGACAGAGATGGAAACAGTTTATGATCTTGGAACCAAGATGATTGAATCACTCACAAAAGAAAAGGTCCAAGCAGG TGACATCATCACAATAGACAAGGCTACAGGTAAAATCAACAAACTTGGAAGGTCATTTACGAGAGCCAGGGATTATGATGCCATGGGACCTCAG ACCAAGTTCGTCCAGTGTCCCGAGGGTGAACTTCAGAAGAGGAAAGAGGTTGTTCACACGGTGACGTTACATGAGATAGACGTTATTAATAGCCGCACGCAGGGATTCCTTGCTCTGTTCTCAG GAGATACTGGTGAGATCAAACCAGAGGTCCGAGAGCAGATCAATGCTAAGGTTGCTGAATGGAGAGAAGAAGGGAAAGCGGACATTGTACCAGGG GTTCTATTTATCGATGAAGTCCATATGTTGGACATTGAAAGTTTCTCCTTCTTGAATCGAGCGTTGGAAGACGACATGGCCCCAGTTCTTATCATGGCCACAAATAGAGGTATCACAAG AATTCGAGGCACCAGCTACCAGAGTCCACATGGAATCCCGCTAGACTTGCTGGACAGGCTTCTCATCATCTCTACATCAACGTACAGTGAGAAGGAGATGAGACAGATCTTAAACATCAG ATGTGAAGAGGAGGATGTCGAGATGTCCGATGATGCGTTGACCGTCCTAACAAGGATTGGGCTTGAGACGTCGTTGAGATACGCTATTCAGCTTATCACCGCAGCAAACCTAGTCTCAAGGAAAAGAAAG GGTACTGAGGTAGAAGTAGACGACATCAAGCGTGTGTATTCACTGTTCTTGGATGAATCAAGATCGACGCAGTTCTTGAAAGAATATCAGCAGGACTTCATGTTTAATGAGATGGACCCAGCTGGAG ATAACGATGACGAGATGGAAACATGA